In Actinoplanes derwentensis, the following proteins share a genomic window:
- a CDS encoding STAS domain-containing protein → MVELPLWSAAVTIHQGTRTVALTGELDLAAADQLLHLLRTELDTAGTAVVVVDLAAVSFLDSAALAAFVGAYNHADAAGLRFQLVNPVPSVRRVLDISGVYEVLVPSLAGDD, encoded by the coding sequence GTGGTTGAACTTCCGTTATGGTCAGCAGCCGTCACCATCCATCAGGGCACCCGGACCGTGGCGTTGACCGGGGAACTCGACCTGGCCGCCGCCGATCAGCTGCTGCACCTGCTCCGCACCGAGCTCGACACCGCCGGCACCGCCGTGGTCGTCGTCGACCTGGCCGCTGTCTCGTTCCTGGATTCGGCCGCGCTTGCCGCTTTTGTCGGCGCCTACAACCACGCCGATGCGGCCGGCCTCCGATTTCAGCTGGTCAACCCGGTTCCGTCGGTACGGCGGGTGCTTGACATCAGCGGTGTCTACGAGGTTCTTGTGCCGTCTCTCGCCGGCGACGACTGA
- a CDS encoding DUF7379 domain-containing protein: MRKSLAALLAALVAASGLILAPASPALAAPPKRNDGLGEPIYWVHGIQISATGHPKADCKQWDTAIKAYRARGATAEQNTVAFYKGDKNCNSRIGSYENGVSIKELGRKLAWDIYNRYTKNGRSVDAVGHSMGGLIIRAAITGVQKKTKNWPPALYIEDVVTIGTPHTGTNWARSYNTQQAKDMRPGSSFLKWLNKNPQSTQGTDWTLIGSEGDKIVPWKSSVSTSGSAAGYLAAGHKVVFHQGQGLTHTAIYKKASGKYKSRYWNKRAEKSGWITQTKGESPIVVARNANYSWRLW, translated from the coding sequence ATGCGCAAGAGTCTTGCCGCTCTCCTGGCGGCCCTGGTGGCGGCGTCCGGTCTCATCCTGGCGCCGGCCTCGCCCGCCCTGGCCGCCCCGCCCAAGCGCAACGACGGCCTGGGCGAACCGATCTACTGGGTGCACGGCATCCAGATCTCCGCGACCGGTCACCCGAAAGCCGACTGCAAGCAGTGGGACACCGCCATCAAGGCGTACCGAGCCCGGGGTGCCACCGCTGAACAGAACACGGTCGCCTTTTACAAGGGCGACAAGAACTGCAACAGCCGCATCGGCAGCTACGAGAACGGCGTCAGCATCAAGGAGCTCGGCCGCAAGCTGGCCTGGGACATCTACAACCGCTACACCAAGAACGGCCGTTCAGTCGACGCCGTCGGCCACTCGATGGGCGGGCTGATCATCCGGGCCGCGATCACCGGCGTGCAGAAGAAGACGAAGAACTGGCCGCCGGCGCTCTACATCGAGGACGTCGTCACCATCGGCACCCCGCACACCGGTACCAACTGGGCACGTAGCTACAACACCCAGCAGGCCAAGGACATGCGCCCCGGTTCTTCGTTCCTGAAGTGGCTGAACAAGAACCCGCAGTCCACCCAGGGCACCGACTGGACCCTGATCGGCTCCGAGGGCGACAAGATCGTGCCCTGGAAGAGCTCGGTCTCCACCAGCGGCAGCGCGGCCGGCTACCTCGCCGCGGGCCACAAGGTGGTCTTCCATCAGGGACAGGGCCTGACCCACACCGCCATCTACAAGAAGGCGTCGGGCAAGTACAAGTCGCGCTACTGGAACAAGCGCGCGGAGAAGAGCGGCTGGATCACCCAGACCAAGGGCGAGAGCCCGATCGTGGTGGCCCGCAACGCCAACTACTCCTGGCGCCTCTGGTAA
- a CDS encoding ATP-binding protein produces MTAKTLCMLFKQGEPAAPMRSTARAALTPWHSADQIDDVLVVVSELVQNVSQHTEGGGTLVLNWDDHSITVEVSDDDRRMPLQRPPDDQRLGGRGLLLVDGICSSWGATAHDHGKTVWARVTPARMPVLA; encoded by the coding sequence GTGACAGCCAAGACTCTGTGCATGCTGTTCAAGCAGGGTGAGCCTGCCGCGCCGATGCGTTCGACCGCGCGCGCCGCGCTGACACCCTGGCACTCGGCGGACCAGATCGACGACGTCCTCGTGGTGGTCTCCGAGCTGGTGCAGAACGTCTCCCAGCACACCGAGGGTGGCGGGACCCTCGTCTTGAACTGGGACGACCACAGCATCACCGTCGAGGTCAGCGACGACGACCGCCGGATGCCGCTCCAGCGGCCTCCGGACGACCAGCGCCTCGGCGGCCGGGGCCTGCTTCTGGTGGACGGCATCTGCTCCAGTTGGGGTGCCACCGCCCACGACCACGGCAAGACCGTGTGGGCACGGGTAACGCCAGCACGGATGCCCGTGCTGGCGTGA